From a single Pseudalkalibacillus hwajinpoensis genomic region:
- a CDS encoding AAA family ATPase: MATLHLMVGLPCSGKTTLAKKLEKKYSALRLTPDEWHTRLGHDFGYNMTESDEAIHDARHDAMESQMWEVAARVLVLGVDVILDFGFWSRSERDEFRSRAKELGSDFKLHFNDVSEEVLFERLRTRNVQKPDATFIIPKTKLKEWMQIFEPPSPEELE; this comes from the coding sequence ATGGCAACCCTTCATTTAATGGTCGGTCTCCCTTGTAGTGGTAAGACTACCCTTGCTAAGAAACTTGAAAAAAAATATTCCGCACTTCGACTTACTCCCGATGAATGGCATACACGGTTAGGTCATGATTTCGGTTATAACATGACGGAATCGGACGAGGCAATACATGATGCTAGACATGATGCAATGGAATCTCAAATGTGGGAAGTTGCTGCTAGAGTTTTAGTTCTTGGTGTTGATGTTATTCTAGATTTTGGATTCTGGAGTAGAAGTGAACGGGATGAGTTTCGTTCTCGTGCCAAGGAGCTAGGAAGTGACTTTAAACTCCATTTCAATGATGTATCAGAAGAGGTGCTATTTGAACGTTTAAGGACTAGAAATGTCCAGAAACCAGATGCGACTTTTATTATACCCAAAACTAAACTTAAGGAGTGGATGCAAATCTTTGAGCCTCCCTCACCAGAGGAGCTTGAGTAA
- a CDS encoding universal stress protein, with protein MYQKILLATDGSEHSKRAAENAVNIAKCSAGSKLMVVYVVDADRAKSDVLTHWNSADVNDSRKDQVSEVERIAKEAGVSYELKVLRGEPGPVIVKYANENQFDIVIIGSRGLNGLQEFVLGSVSHKVAKRANCPVLIVK; from the coding sequence ATGTACCAAAAGATCTTACTCGCAACCGATGGATCAGAACATTCTAAGCGAGCTGCAGAAAATGCTGTCAATATTGCGAAATGTTCAGCGGGATCTAAGCTTATGGTTGTGTATGTTGTCGATGCAGATCGAGCGAAAAGCGATGTTCTGACACATTGGAATTCAGCCGATGTGAATGATTCTCGTAAAGATCAGGTGAGTGAAGTGGAGCGAATTGCGAAAGAAGCAGGTGTATCGTATGAACTAAAAGTATTACGTGGTGAACCTGGGCCAGTAATCGTGAAGTATGCGAATGAGAACCAGTTTGATATTGTAATCATCGGGAGCCGTGGACTAAACGGATTACAAGAATTTGTGTTGGGGAGTGTCAGTCACAAAGTTGCCAAACGAGCCAATTGTCCTGTATTGATTGTGAAATAA